The window GATAGATACTTGTTTGGCAGAAGAAGGTTGAGCGAACAAGGAGGTTGAGTGTGTAATCTAAAACTACATAGATGAATTGTCAATTAAATATAAGGTTTTGCATTTAAAAATGCCATATATGCAGCTAAAACAACAAAGGAAAGTGCGTAGAAGGCCAGCAAAGTAAGTTTCTTAGTAAGCACTACATATCAAACAGTATAGCTGTGACAGATGTACACTGGCAAACATGTATACAATATAAGCCACCTTAAACACATAAAATAGGATTGTCAACACACAATTATAAAGGCATACTGTCAAGCAAGATATTCCAATTAACTTAAGAAAAGAATGAGACAGAAGCAAATAATGTGGGGCTCACAATGCATACCTTTGTGAAGACAAAGTATTAGCAGAATTAGAGAAGGCAGCAAACACATTGGAATAGGACCGGGTCAGATAAGCGAAATTGGAAACTGGAGGTAGTGCATGCATCCGTTCACCTTTCTTCAAAAGCTTCTCTAAGTTAAGCCTCTGTAAGGTCAAAACTGATTTAGACTCCCTCCATACAAAAGCGAGCAGTCCATCTTGAATCACAAATAAAGAGCCAGGTTTTGAACCAGGATATCTGAAACCGTACCCATTTGCAATACCTTCCCCATTATAAGCACACTCTACGTTAAGAACATGGCCATCTTCATCAGCCTCCCAAGGAAATGGCTCCAGTGAAGATTCATCAATATTGACTATGAACATAGCAGAGCCATTTGGATGAAGAACGTAATGAGTTCCTTCTAATATCTTGGTAGCTATGAGTAAAGTCTGGCCCTGTGACTTCTCATAAGagagcaaaaggaaaaagagagccTTTCCAAGCTTGTCTTCGCTAGGCCGCCCAGGAGGCCAACCAAATGTACCTCCCCAAAGACCAGAATATTCTTGGCCTGCTACTGGCTCCCGCATGGGCAGCTTGTAAAGAGCAAACCGACTATCATGCATATTAGGCCATGCCCTGTAAGACGATAATTTCACAGTTGAAGCATGTAACATCAGTCCTATAGTGTCACCAGAATGCAGAAACTCATGAAGCTGTGCATGTCTGTTCCCCCCGGAAGAAAAATTCTTTTTCAATGTCTCACGGCTACCATTAATTGAGTTTGATTTCCCAAGCATATGCCTAAAACTATCCCTGAAATATCCAGTAAGAGTTTTCTTTTTCATGCACTGAGTCTGGCTGCCATCACCATACCATGAAGTTTCACAGCCATGTGTACAATTCATATTCTTTCTGATTTCACTCATTTCTAATTGAGTAGGATCCAACAGCAATCTGGCACCAGCTTTCCTATCACTGGGGCTGCTACCAAGATTATACATCTGCATAAGCAGCAATCTTCTTTCAGATAGGATTGCTATATCCTCCGATAAATCAACATCACCCCTTAAACGAGGAAACAGGAGTGAATTTTTTGCGTCTGGGACCTGCAGCCGGACTTGACCAGTGACAAGGTCTAGAAGCTTTCTCCTATCACCAAATGCCAATCTGCTAAAAGGCACCATTGAGGCATTGTGTCCAACAATTCTGTTTGACTTTGAAATACCACTATCCGACCGAGAAATCTTCCGTGAGAAATCCTTATCCAAATCATGGGCAAAACTTTTGCTGTGGGCCAATATACCCCCATTCCTCTGCTGCCGAGGCTCAACCTCAAGTAAGAGCACATTACAAGTCCTATCAACTGCCTTGAGTGAACCAGGATAGACATAGTCATGGTCTCTCTCCCGTCCATGCAAGAAAAGTTCAGCAGAGCCCTCAAAATCACAAAGAATCTCAAATACGGGCGCCCATAAAATTGGGCCATCTTCAATCCCTAAAGGTCCAATTTCTTGAGGTATAATTCGGCACCCAACAACCGACACAAAACCAGGCATGACATAAACTACATTGCCAAGCTCAGGATTTTGGTGAACCCATATTCCAAGCAGAGGAAAGACACCAACAAGAAACCGGCAAATCGCCTTGTAGGATGAAACTCCTTTCCTCCACTCACTAAGATCCTTATAAGGAACTACCCCCAGCTTATCACACTGTGCAAGCCAGACCTTCTCAGAGGCCACTAATTCACACAGCCCTCGACAGCAAAGACCAAGATTACATAAATCCTTGGGAGTGAGGGACCTGGTGACTATGATTAGAACATCATCTGGTAGATGCAGAAGCAAGCTAGATCCACACTGATCAGGCAACATGACAAAACAACACCACAAATTCTCTTTTAGGCTTCAAACTTCAGCTATAAAAATCCCCTTTTGTACATGAAA is drawn from Coffea arabica cultivar ET-39 chromosome 1c, Coffea Arabica ET-39 HiFi, whole genome shotgun sequence and contains these coding sequences:
- the LOC113704264 gene encoding F-box protein At5g39450-like, producing MLPDQCGSSLLLHLPDDVLIIVTRSLTPKDLCNLGLCCRGLCELVASEKVWLAQCDKLGVVPYKDLSEWRKGVSSYKAICRFLVGVFPLLGIWVHQNPELGNVVYVMPGFVSVVGCRIIPQEIGPLGIEDGPILWAPVFEILCDFEGSAELFLHGRERDHDYVYPGSLKAVDRTCNVLLLEVEPRQQRNGGILAHSKSFAHDLDKDFSRKISRSDSGISKSNRIVGHNASMVPFSRLAFGDRRKLLDLVTGQVRLQVPDAKNSLLFPRLRGDVDLSEDIAILSERRLLLMQMYNLGSSPSDRKAGARLLLDPTQLEMSEIRKNMNCTHGCETSWYGDGSQTQCMKKKTLTGYFRDSFRHMLGKSNSINGSRETLKKNFSSGGNRHAQLHEFLHSGDTIGLMLHASTVKLSSYRAWPNMHDSRFALYKLPMREPVAGQEYSGLWGGTFGWPPGRPSEDKLGKALFFLLLSYEKSQGQTLLIATKILEGTHYVLHPNGSAMFIVNIDESSLEPFPWEADEDGHVLNVECAYNGEGIANGYGFRYPGSKPGSLFVIQDGLLAFVWRESKSVLTLQRLNLEKLLKKGERMHALPPVSNFAYLTRSYSNVFAAFSNSANTLSSQR